A single window of Halostella salina DNA harbors:
- a CDS encoding sulfatase, with amino-acid sequence MADRPNIIWLTIESTRADHTSLHGYERDTTPELRRIASGPDGRAFGECFAHGVWTLASSASILSGTYPSRHDTGMESDAFPEELDTAPERLRDAGYHTACLSPNSHLSSATDLDRGFEQFEWLSKSSLYDVAGPRTLAKYAANLWRHSAGLTTDTAKHSTGYVITDVVKRWLRSFAGDDEPFFLYAHYGDPHHAYYPPLPYHDAFTDDIEFSSGEAAELALDHHDDLNELIARGCPFSDDEWEALLAMYDAEIAYTDRLIGHVFDYATDRLDLDDTVFVITADHGELFGEGGMLAHKVVVDDAVTHVPAVVHGMDALTDHDGELLQHADLMETILREVGADTDGMQGIDMRSETRDHAVLQRGWKRAKKNVETFREFDPEFDADRYHTGQLHALRTARFKYQRGDDGGELLRLPDEERDVTAEHPEVAAEMEATLSEWLETVGQPVSDEQREGSFSDEMRDQLADLGYIE; translated from the coding sequence ATGGCAGACCGGCCGAACATCATCTGGCTCACGATAGAGAGTACGCGAGCCGACCACACGTCGCTCCACGGGTACGAGCGGGATACCACCCCGGAGCTTCGTCGGATCGCAAGCGGCCCGGACGGGCGGGCGTTCGGGGAGTGTTTCGCGCACGGCGTCTGGACGCTCGCGTCCAGCGCCTCGATCCTGTCGGGGACGTACCCGTCGCGACACGACACCGGGATGGAGAGCGACGCGTTTCCCGAGGAACTGGACACCGCCCCCGAGCGCCTCCGGGACGCAGGCTACCACACCGCCTGCCTCTCGCCGAACTCCCACCTGAGTTCGGCGACGGACCTGGACCGCGGGTTCGAGCAGTTCGAGTGGCTGAGCAAGTCGTCGCTGTACGACGTGGCCGGCCCGCGGACGCTGGCGAAGTACGCCGCGAACCTGTGGCGGCACAGCGCCGGGCTGACGACCGACACGGCGAAACACAGCACCGGCTACGTGATCACCGACGTGGTCAAGCGCTGGCTGCGCTCGTTTGCGGGCGACGACGAGCCCTTCTTTCTCTACGCCCACTACGGCGACCCGCACCACGCTTACTACCCGCCGCTGCCGTACCACGACGCCTTCACCGACGACATCGAGTTCAGTTCCGGCGAGGCCGCCGAACTGGCGCTCGACCACCACGACGACCTGAACGAACTGATCGCCCGTGGCTGTCCCTTCTCGGACGACGAGTGGGAAGCGCTGCTGGCGATGTACGACGCGGAGATCGCCTACACCGACCGGCTGATCGGCCACGTGTTCGACTACGCGACCGACCGGCTGGACCTGGACGACACGGTGTTCGTGATCACCGCGGACCACGGCGAGCTGTTCGGCGAGGGAGGGATGCTCGCGCACAAGGTCGTCGTCGACGACGCCGTCACGCACGTCCCCGCCGTCGTCCACGGGATGGACGCGCTGACCGACCACGACGGCGAGCTGTTGCAGCACGCGGACCTGATGGAGACGATCCTCCGCGAGGTGGGAGCCGACACGGACGGGATGCAGGGGATCGACATGCGGTCGGAGACCCGCGACCACGCCGTCCTCCAGCGCGGGTGGAAGCGAGCGAAAAAAAACGTCGAGACGTTCCGCGAGTTCGACCCCGAGTTCGACGCCGACCGGTACCACACCGGGCAACTGCACGCGCTCCGCACGGCCCGGTTCAAGTACCAGCGCGGCGACGACGGCGGGGAGCTGCTCCGGCTCCCGGACGAGGAGCGGGACGTGACCGCCGAGCATCCCGAGGTCGCCGCCGAGATGGAGGCGACGCTCTCGGAGTGGCTGGAGACGGTCGGCCAGCCGGTCTCGGACGAGCAGCGCGAAGGGTCGTTCTCCGACGAGATGCGCGACCAGCTCGCCGACCTGGGCTACATCGAGTGA
- a CDS encoding glycosyltransferase family 4 protein has translation MDAEANADTIDLLVVGPESRATGGVARYVTEQRARLPDDVDPRVYDVGTPRGEGLRWFLAALLVSLRAAVLFPFRSRPDAVHVHSSHGFAFYRASFYVLFAALVWQRPVVLHIHGSSFDDFVVDASLPVRLLQSAVFDACDRIIVLSAYWRDVLAHRASPEKLVVVPNAVDADEYRPEFDADPHVVFVSNHVERKGIGELADAVDDLKRDGAPEFRVSIAGDGPLSDRAEDLAARHDGVDYLGYVSETEKRELIDSASIYALPTHGEGLPIALLEGMAGGNAVVTTGVGSIPEVVGETNGLLVDPGDSDDLADAIGELVANPERAAAMGRTNREAVRERYSWPAAVDRLTETYRAAIPGEGDG, from the coding sequence ATGGATGCCGAAGCGAACGCCGACACGATCGACCTGCTCGTCGTCGGGCCGGAGAGCCGCGCGACCGGTGGGGTCGCCCGGTACGTCACCGAACAGCGGGCGCGACTCCCGGACGATGTCGACCCCCGGGTGTACGACGTCGGAACGCCGCGGGGCGAGGGGCTGCGGTGGTTCCTCGCCGCCCTGCTGGTCTCCCTGCGGGCAGCGGTGCTGTTCCCGTTCCGCTCCCGCCCGGACGCGGTACACGTTCACTCCTCACACGGCTTTGCCTTCTATCGGGCGTCGTTCTACGTGCTGTTCGCCGCGCTGGTCTGGCAACGCCCCGTGGTTCTCCACATCCACGGCTCCTCGTTCGACGACTTCGTCGTCGACGCCTCGCTCCCCGTCCGCCTGCTCCAGTCGGCCGTGTTCGACGCCTGCGACCGGATCATCGTCCTTTCGGCGTACTGGCGCGACGTGCTCGCACACCGGGCGTCGCCGGAGAAGCTCGTCGTCGTCCCGAACGCGGTCGACGCCGACGAGTACCGCCCCGAGTTCGACGCCGACCCGCACGTCGTCTTCGTCTCGAACCACGTCGAACGCAAGGGGATCGGCGAACTCGCCGACGCGGTCGACGACCTGAAACGGGACGGCGCGCCCGAGTTCCGCGTGAGCATCGCCGGGGACGGCCCGCTCTCCGACCGGGCCGAGGACCTGGCGGCGCGCCACGACGGCGTCGACTACCTCGGCTACGTCTCCGAGACCGAGAAGCGCGAGCTCATCGACTCGGCGTCGATATACGCCCTCCCGACGCACGGCGAGGGGCTGCCGATCGCCCTGCTGGAGGGGATGGCGGGCGGCAACGCGGTCGTGACGACCGGCGTCGGGAGCATCCCGGAGGTCGTCGGCGAGACGAACGGCCTGCTGGTCGACCCCGGCGACAGCGACGACCTCGCCGACGCGATCGGGGAGCTCGTCGCGAACCCCGAGAGGGCGGCGGCGATGGGCCGGACGAACCGCGAGGCCGTCCGGGAGCGGTACTCCTGGCCCGCCGCGGTCGACCGGCTGACCGAGACGTACCGGGCGGCGATCCCCGGGGAGGGCGACGGATGA
- a CDS encoding sulfatase-like hydrolase/transferase — MPRNTDAPTAGGTDRAATSASGTATDDARDVVLVTIDCWRHDAPARMPALDALTDGYERRDAVCQAPATRGAFPALLASKYYPQAYTGFDAVDDDVRSLPAVLSDAGYATCGIVGSNPFLSTWADDFDRFWNDGMDAESDGSELRESVRAGASTLRHALNYVRLRSRVPASEVASRAREWYERESGPRFLWMHLMDVHVPFFPGLRKGVDEGLLDGYRSHLRFMRDPESLSPAEYETLERFYWRSVERLDEQLSDVLGFLDDDALVVLTGDHGEEFDHGEFGHARPYDECVRVPLLSSPGLSASFGDHGVLRHLDVPASILDAVGCSVPAGWEGSPGREAEPFPAFTLNHSPQFGRTYGSIRTERHKLFKAFDEDTDAVVATEAYDLESDPGETRNLYDGDPPTRVRTLERQLDEFLSRDDIRGGVHEDPRDAPEVVEDRLQALGYK; from the coding sequence ATGCCCCGAAACACCGACGCACCCACGGCCGGCGGGACCGACCGGGCCGCGACGAGCGCCAGCGGGACCGCGACCGACGACGCGCGGGACGTGGTACTGGTCACGATCGACTGCTGGCGGCACGACGCGCCGGCGCGGATGCCGGCGCTCGACGCGCTGACCGACGGGTACGAGCGCCGGGACGCGGTCTGTCAGGCACCGGCGACGCGGGGGGCGTTCCCGGCGCTGCTCGCGAGCAAGTACTACCCGCAGGCGTACACCGGGTTCGACGCGGTGGACGACGACGTGCGCTCGCTCCCCGCCGTGCTGTCGGACGCGGGCTACGCGACCTGCGGGATCGTCGGGTCGAACCCGTTCCTGAGCACCTGGGCCGACGACTTCGACCGCTTCTGGAACGACGGGATGGACGCCGAGTCCGACGGGTCGGAGCTCCGGGAGTCGGTCCGCGCCGGGGCGTCGACGCTCCGGCACGCGCTGAACTACGTTCGGCTCCGGAGTCGCGTGCCGGCGTCCGAGGTAGCCTCGCGCGCGAGAGAGTGGTACGAGCGCGAGTCCGGCCCGCGGTTCCTCTGGATGCACCTGATGGACGTACACGTCCCCTTCTTCCCGGGGCTGCGGAAGGGGGTCGACGAGGGGCTGCTCGACGGCTACCGCTCGCACCTGCGGTTCATGCGGGACCCCGAGTCGCTCTCCCCCGCGGAGTACGAGACGCTGGAACGCTTCTACTGGCGCTCGGTCGAGCGGCTGGACGAGCAGCTTTCGGACGTGCTCGGCTTCCTCGACGACGACGCGCTGGTCGTGCTCACCGGCGACCACGGCGAGGAGTTCGACCACGGCGAGTTCGGCCACGCGCGCCCGTACGACGAGTGCGTCCGGGTGCCGTTGCTCTCCAGCCCCGGACTGTCGGCCTCGTTCGGCGACCACGGGGTGCTCCGCCACCTCGACGTGCCCGCCTCGATCCTCGACGCCGTCGGCTGTTCGGTGCCGGCGGGGTGGGAGGGGTCGCCCGGCCGCGAGGCGGAGCCGTTCCCGGCGTTCACGCTGAACCACTCCCCGCAGTTCGGGCGCACGTACGGCAGCATCCGGACGGAGCGGCACAAGCTGTTCAAGGCGTTCGACGAGGACACCGACGCCGTCGTCGCCACGGAGGCGTACGACCTCGAATCGGACCCGGGGGAGACGCGGAACCTGTACGACGGGGACCCGCCGACGAGAGTCCGGACGCTCGAACGCCAGCTCGACGAGTTCCTGTCGCGCGACGACATCCGGGGCGGCGTCCACGAGGACCCGCGGGACGCGCCCGAGGTGGTCGAGGACAGACTGCAGGCGCTCGGGTACAAGTAG
- a CDS encoding right-handed parallel beta-helix repeat-containing protein has protein sequence MAPDNDADRGAKDDVTGTDAEKGSVTGRGTLDRRSYLKLTGSAAAAALGTAAAAGSAGAQTSVDGISFDRTVDIVEDLGADNSGSQAIDGELNEAMSGGTLIRFPEGTYKIANSHRLPSGANIGFVGEGEVVFAPPQGSNFSMFASGVGSPANQVLFKGIDFDIRPDNTVTGLRFNTQNGVHVEDVEYVGRGTHSSGSVANALTVTISNADATGVVRNVVATQGSSWARYKSGDGRIGIGVFQPHSGTLKVIDCQLEEFGNNGMYASRHSGKVQIEGGTFRNNNVASVRISGQGNYVEGATIEIDPEKYDGPREDSHERNAFGMRAVWINGRKFDKQPGAEVRDCDIVVRDHPAPNSAIRVSDNSTSLAVRNTRIQHDLDSMAAVRSEPNGHPIELEGVSITGNASGGAAVNASNSPDSVVRNCCIEQSGSNRSGVVLSGSDGSTVRDCNINVSGEAVDVSSSGVETANITNGDSCPAPSLDGGSGNPNEGSWGSDLDNTVTVESTGTERASYEFSVSETLEAGLDANLSGAEYPDAVEGTTGTGSVAQYGSDNYRFAGEITDFAVDGPADVLVNGEAIDLAQFDSGSDGGSDDGSGGDGSSGDGSGDDSTSDGSESPDPSRMLRIESTGEDRASYEFSVSEALEPGDRANLSGADYPDAVDGTDGSGSVALYGADTYAFAGEVTALAVDGPADVFVDGEQVDPADYVSEPDDGSPEPSRTVTVESTGEDRANYEFAVTDVVEPGDSANLSGAEYPDAVEGTTASGSVAVYGSDDYRFAGEITAFTVDGPADVFVDGEQVDPAQFDDTGGSGDATYPNLLVIDGEGADATTEYSFTVSGDLEKAPDTGSVESDDVVSDRSATGQVVGGVDAYRFSGDITSFLLSGTAAVDFENGE, from the coding sequence ATGGCACCAGACAACGACGCCGACCGTGGAGCGAAAGACGACGTTACCGGGACCGACGCCGAGAAAGGGAGCGTTACCGGTCGCGGCACGCTCGACCGACGCTCGTATCTCAAGCTTACCGGCAGCGCCGCCGCGGCGGCGCTCGGTACGGCAGCGGCCGCGGGCAGCGCGGGTGCACAGACTTCCGTCGACGGCATCTCCTTCGACCGGACCGTCGACATCGTCGAGGACCTGGGCGCGGACAACTCCGGCAGCCAGGCCATCGACGGGGAACTGAACGAGGCGATGAGCGGCGGGACCCTCATCCGGTTCCCGGAGGGGACGTACAAGATCGCGAACAGCCACCGGCTGCCGAGCGGCGCGAACATCGGCTTCGTCGGCGAGGGCGAGGTCGTGTTCGCCCCGCCTCAGGGGTCGAACTTCAGCATGTTCGCCAGCGGCGTCGGCAGCCCGGCGAACCAGGTGCTGTTCAAGGGCATCGACTTCGACATCCGCCCGGACAACACGGTCACCGGCCTGCGGTTCAACACGCAGAACGGCGTCCACGTCGAGGACGTCGAGTACGTCGGCCGCGGCACGCACTCCAGCGGGAGCGTGGCCAACGCGCTGACCGTCACGATCAGCAACGCCGACGCCACCGGCGTCGTCAGGAACGTCGTCGCCACGCAGGGGTCCAGCTGGGCCCGGTACAAGAGCGGCGACGGCCGCATCGGTATCGGCGTGTTCCAGCCCCACTCGGGGACGCTGAAAGTCATCGACTGCCAGCTAGAGGAGTTCGGGAACAACGGGATGTACGCCTCCCGGCACAGCGGCAAGGTCCAGATCGAGGGCGGCACGTTCCGGAACAACAACGTCGCCAGCGTCCGCATCAGCGGCCAGGGCAACTACGTCGAGGGCGCGACCATCGAGATCGACCCCGAGAAGTACGACGGCCCGCGCGAGGACAGCCACGAGCGCAACGCGTTCGGCATGCGCGCCGTCTGGATCAACGGCCGGAAGTTCGACAAGCAGCCGGGCGCTGAGGTCCGCGACTGCGACATCGTCGTGCGCGACCACCCCGCCCCGAACAGCGCGATCCGGGTGTCCGACAACTCCACCTCGCTCGCCGTCCGCAACACGCGGATCCAGCACGACCTCGACAGCATGGCGGCCGTCCGGAGCGAACCGAACGGCCACCCGATCGAGCTGGAGGGCGTCAGCATCACCGGCAACGCCAGCGGCGGCGCGGCGGTCAACGCCTCCAACTCCCCGGACTCCGTCGTCCGGAACTGCTGTATCGAGCAGTCCGGCTCCAACCGCAGCGGCGTCGTCCTGAGCGGCTCCGACGGCAGCACGGTCCGCGACTGCAACATCAACGTCTCCGGGGAGGCGGTCGACGTGAGCAGCAGCGGCGTCGAGACGGCGAACATCACGAACGGCGACTCCTGCCCGGCACCGTCCCTGGACGGTGGTTCGGGAAATCCGAATGAGGGGTCCTGGGGGTCGGACCTCGACAACACCGTCACGGTGGAAAGCACGGGCACCGAGCGCGCGAGCTACGAGTTCAGCGTCAGCGAGACGCTAGAGGCCGGCCTGGACGCCAACCTCTCGGGCGCGGAGTACCCCGACGCGGTCGAGGGGACGACCGGTACCGGCTCCGTCGCCCAGTACGGGAGCGACAACTACCGGTTCGCCGGCGAGATCACCGACTTCGCCGTCGACGGCCCGGCCGACGTGCTGGTCAACGGCGAGGCGATAGACCTCGCGCAGTTCGACTCCGGGTCCGACGGCGGTTCGGACGACGGCTCCGGCGGCGACGGTTCCAGCGGGGACGGCTCCGGTGACGACTCGACGAGTGACGGCTCCGAGTCGCCCGATCCCTCGCGGATGCTCCGGATCGAGAGCACGGGCGAGGACCGCGCGAGCTACGAGTTCAGCGTCAGCGAGGCGCTGGAGCCGGGCGACCGCGCGAACCTCTCCGGCGCCGACTACCCGGACGCGGTCGACGGGACCGACGGCTCCGGCTCCGTCGCGCTCTACGGGGCGGACACCTACGCCTTCGCGGGCGAGGTCACCGCGCTCGCGGTCGACGGCCCGGCCGACGTGTTCGTCGACGGCGAGCAGGTCGACCCCGCCGACTACGTGTCCGAACCCGACGACGGGTCGCCCGAGCCGTCCCGGACTGTCACCGTCGAGAGCACGGGCGAGGACCGCGCGAACTACGAGTTCGCCGTCACCGACGTCGTCGAACCCGGCGACAGCGCCAACCTCTCCGGCGCGGAGTACCCCGACGCGGTCGAGGGGACGACTGCGTCCGGCTCGGTCGCGGTGTACGGGAGCGACGACTACCGGTTCGCCGGCGAGATCACCGCGTTCACCGTCGACGGGCCGGCCGACGTGTTCGTCGACGGCGAGCAGGTCGACCCCGCCCAGTTCGACGACACCGGCGGTTCGGGCGACGCCACGTACCCGAACCTGCTGGTCATCGACGGCGAGGGCGCGGACGCGACGACCGAGTACTCCTTCACGGTCAGCGGCGACCTGGAGAAAGCGCCCGACACCGGCTCGGTCGAATCCGACGACGTGGTCTCGGACCGCTCCGCGACCGGGCAGGTGGTCGGCGGCGTCGACGCCTACCGGTTCTCCGGCGACATCACGTCGTTCCTGCTCTCCGGAACCGCGGCCGTCGACTTCGAGAACGGGGAGTAG
- a CDS encoding metal-dependent hydrolase, whose product MWPWEHLAVGYLLFSPTVRLSAARTPTGVEAAVLAVATQLPDLIDKPLAWWLGVLPSGLSLGHSVFFAVPAVAAALALTSRAGVPGVGVAFGVGYLSHLLGDVIFNSLGGTLRVGFLFWPAVSRASDGGTALLARVAELWGSFRLFLGTPVGRLYLLVEAAVLALALALWVADGVPGVRR is encoded by the coding sequence GTGTGGCCCTGGGAACACCTCGCCGTCGGCTACCTGCTGTTCTCCCCGACCGTCCGGCTGTCCGCGGCCCGGACGCCGACCGGCGTCGAGGCCGCGGTGCTCGCCGTCGCGACGCAGCTCCCCGACCTGATCGACAAGCCGCTGGCCTGGTGGCTGGGCGTGCTCCCGAGCGGGCTCTCGCTCGGCCACTCGGTGTTTTTCGCCGTCCCCGCGGTCGCCGCGGCCCTGGCGCTCACGAGCCGTGCCGGCGTCCCCGGGGTCGGCGTCGCGTTCGGCGTCGGCTACCTCTCGCATCTCCTCGGCGACGTGATCTTCAACTCGCTCGGCGGGACGCTCCGGGTCGGGTTCCTCTTCTGGCCGGCGGTCTCCCGGGCGAGCGACGGCGGGACGGCGCTGCTCGCCCGCGTCGCGGAGCTGTGGGGGTCGTTCCGGCTGTTCCTCGGGACGCCGGTCGGCCGGCTCTACCTGCTGGTCGAGGCCGCCGTCCTCGCGCTGGCGCTCGCGCTGTGGGTCGCCGACGGCGTTCCGGGCGTTCGGCGATAG
- a CDS encoding DUF1616 domain-containing protein: MKYEQSNGSRRSRLAFFPFDLAAAVAFALAGTVVLFIWDGSLLRAAVGVPLLLFLPGYVVVAVAFPGSADTAASDQPFDPSPDDPAATVDGVERAALSFGMSVALLPVVAVAVAASPFPLSRPVVVAAFVGLICVGAVTAAVRRARLARHRRYRVPVGRWVADLRAGLFGTDRRYAGLVNAALVVSVLLATATMGYALAVPQDGESYSSIALLTENESGELEATDYPTNLTAGDPAELVVSVENNEGAETNYTVVAVVQRVEPAADGVRVLEQRELDRFEAAVGPGETWRRTHAAVPDLVGDRIRLHYYLYRGDVPEAVNADTAYRSAYLSVDVNRGA; encoded by the coding sequence ATGAAGTACGAGCAGTCAAACGGCTCCCGGCGGAGCCGGCTCGCGTTCTTCCCGTTCGACCTCGCCGCCGCGGTTGCCTTCGCGCTCGCGGGGACCGTCGTGCTGTTCATCTGGGACGGTTCGCTGCTCCGCGCGGCGGTCGGCGTGCCGCTTCTCCTGTTCCTGCCGGGGTACGTCGTCGTCGCGGTGGCGTTCCCCGGGTCGGCCGACACGGCCGCGTCCGACCAGCCGTTCGACCCGTCGCCGGACGACCCGGCGGCGACCGTCGACGGCGTCGAGCGCGCGGCGCTCTCCTTCGGGATGAGCGTGGCGCTGTTGCCGGTGGTGGCGGTCGCCGTCGCCGCGTCGCCGTTCCCGCTCTCCCGTCCCGTAGTCGTCGCCGCCTTCGTGGGCCTGATCTGCGTCGGCGCGGTGACCGCGGCGGTGCGCCGGGCACGGCTCGCCCGACACCGCCGATATCGCGTGCCGGTTGGGCGCTGGGTCGCAGACCTCCGTGCCGGCCTGTTCGGCACCGACCGGCGGTACGCCGGGCTCGTCAACGCCGCACTGGTCGTCAGCGTGCTCCTCGCGACGGCGACGATGGGGTACGCGCTCGCGGTGCCACAGGACGGCGAGTCGTACAGCTCCATCGCCCTCCTCACGGAGAACGAGTCCGGCGAACTCGAGGCGACCGACTACCCGACCAACCTCACGGCCGGCGACCCCGCCGAACTGGTCGTCAGCGTGGAGAACAACGAGGGCGCCGAGACGAACTACACCGTTGTCGCCGTCGTCCAGCGGGTCGAACCGGCCGCCGACGGGGTCAGAGTGCTCGAACAGCGGGAACTCGACCGGTTCGAGGCGGCCGTCGGACCCGGGGAGACGTGGCGGCGGACCCACGCGGCAGTGCCGGACCTGGTCGGGGACCGCATTCGCCTCCACTACTACCTCTACCGCGGCGACGTTCCCGAGGCGGTGAACGCCGACACCGCCTACCGGAGCGCGTACCTCTCGGTCGACGTGAACAGGGGGGCGTGA
- a CDS encoding prenyltransferase/squalene oxidase repeat-containing protein, with amino-acid sequence MTLQSPNATADQHRAADRPLENGPTVLRVLRDTLTYARRRDYTGWDYGDGMSSRIRRALPFDNKWVNIAFQETIKRAPVNVRPLFLVEQRRNYKGTALFAMTNLNFHRLTTDIDYDPEDGTDYLSEARDLLDWLVEERSTGYSGFCGGHNHEIQHLDGRGVPNDPDVVSTSYAVKALLAGADLDSRYPEMARTAAAFVTEDLDYREVDGGDGAVIDYHMNHSDDYYTINAGALGARILVELYDFFGEQVLLDRATKILDHIARLQTDLGGWHYRDPADASHLSMDSHHNGFVVEAFQQYHSLVGSARYGDTLDRALSFYRGLFESDGAPRFDEANAYPRDIHAAAQGILVFTYSGDLDVAERILRWTLDNLYAGDGRFYFRKGRFYTKRITLMRWCQAWMAYAMSEYLTAQRLSGAPVSEL; translated from the coding sequence ATGACTCTGCAATCCCCCAACGCCACGGCAGACCAGCATCGCGCGGCCGACCGGCCGCTGGAGAACGGGCCGACCGTCCTCCGCGTCCTCCGGGACACGCTGACGTACGCGCGTCGGCGCGACTACACCGGCTGGGACTACGGCGACGGGATGTCGAGCCGGATCCGGCGGGCGCTCCCGTTCGACAACAAGTGGGTGAACATCGCCTTCCAGGAGACGATCAAGCGCGCCCCGGTCAACGTCCGCCCGCTGTTCCTCGTCGAGCAGCGCCGCAACTACAAGGGGACGGCGCTGTTCGCCATGACGAACCTGAACTTCCACCGCCTCACGACCGACATCGACTACGACCCCGAGGACGGGACCGACTACCTGTCGGAGGCGCGCGACCTGCTCGACTGGCTCGTCGAGGAGCGGTCGACCGGGTACAGCGGCTTCTGCGGCGGCCACAACCACGAGATCCAGCACCTCGACGGCCGCGGCGTGCCGAACGACCCGGACGTGGTGTCGACCTCCTACGCGGTCAAGGCCCTGCTCGCCGGCGCGGATCTCGACTCCCGCTACCCGGAGATGGCCCGCACCGCCGCGGCGTTCGTGACCGAGGACCTCGACTACCGCGAGGTCGACGGCGGCGACGGCGCGGTCATCGACTACCACATGAACCACTCGGACGACTACTACACGATCAACGCCGGCGCGCTCGGCGCTCGCATCCTCGTCGAACTGTACGACTTCTTCGGCGAGCAGGTGTTGCTGGACCGCGCGACGAAGATACTGGACCACATCGCGCGCCTGCAGACCGACCTCGGGGGCTGGCACTACCGCGACCCGGCGGACGCCTCCCATCTCTCGATGGACAGCCACCACAACGGGTTCGTCGTCGAGGCGTTCCAGCAGTACCACTCGCTGGTCGGCTCGGCGCGCTACGGCGACACGCTCGACCGCGCGCTGTCGTTCTATCGCGGGCTGTTCGAGTCCGACGGCGCGCCGCGCTTCGACGAGGCGAACGCCTACCCCCGGGACATCCACGCCGCCGCCCAGGGGATCCTCGTGTTCACCTACTCGGGCGACCTGGACGTCGCCGAGCGGATCCTCCGGTGGACGCTGGACAACCTCTACGCCGGCGACGGCCGGTTCTACTTCCGGAAGGGGCGGTTCTACACGAAGCGGATCACGCTCATGCGCTGGTGTCAGGCGTGGATGGCCTACGCGATGTCGGAGTATCTCACCGCCCAGCGGCTCTCCGGCGCGCCGGTGTCGGAGCTGTAG
- a CDS encoding DUF354 domain-containing protein, translating to MKQLFFTNTPAHVHLYKHAVRRLREAGHDARILARDYGCTIPLLEWYDLPYETYGYCGTSKFSLLRNVVDHYRNILSSAVRFDPDLVFGMGAYAAHAGAVTRTPVVLLLDSEPTTLDHRISAPFADAMLTPSAFRKDLGEKHYEFPGFKESAYLHPDAYEPAGDVRARLGLADDERFVLLRFNAFGSHHDVGKGGFSPAQRRELVKTLAAEATVLLSDEGDAVDVATLPAREFDCHPALLHDALAEADLLVADTQTMVTEAALLGTPAIRSNSWVGEDDMGNFLELERRGLVRNLRSFDDVLDAATELLADEDAPARWAERRERFMAETVNLTDVIVDVATDPESIDAVPGLSRRLSTDRTELADAEAGATRP from the coding sequence ATGAAACAGCTGTTTTTTACGAACACCCCGGCGCACGTCCACCTGTACAAACACGCCGTCCGGCGGCTCCGCGAGGCGGGCCACGACGCGCGGATCCTCGCGCGGGACTACGGCTGTACGATCCCGCTGCTGGAGTGGTACGACCTGCCCTACGAGACGTACGGCTACTGCGGGACGAGCAAGTTCTCGCTCCTGCGCAACGTCGTCGACCACTACCGGAACATCCTCTCCTCCGCCGTCCGGTTCGACCCCGACCTCGTGTTCGGGATGGGCGCGTACGCGGCCCACGCCGGGGCGGTGACGCGGACGCCGGTCGTCCTCCTGCTCGACTCCGAACCGACGACGCTCGACCACCGGATCTCCGCGCCCTTTGCCGACGCCATGCTGACCCCCTCGGCCTTCCGGAAGGACCTGGGAGAGAAGCACTACGAGTTCCCCGGCTTCAAGGAGTCGGCGTACCTCCACCCCGACGCCTACGAGCCGGCCGGCGACGTGCGGGCGCGCCTCGGCCTCGCCGACGACGAGCGGTTCGTCCTCCTGCGGTTCAACGCCTTCGGGTCCCACCACGACGTGGGGAAAGGTGGGTTCAGCCCGGCACAGCGCCGGGAACTGGTCAAGACGCTGGCCGCGGAGGCGACGGTGCTGCTCTCCGACGAGGGCGACGCGGTCGACGTGGCGACGCTCCCGGCCCGCGAGTTCGACTGCCACCCGGCGCTGCTCCACGACGCGCTGGCCGAGGCCGACCTGCTGGTCGCGGACACCCAGACGATGGTGACGGAGGCGGCGCTGCTCGGCACGCCCGCGATCCGGTCGAACTCGTGGGTCGGCGAGGACGACATGGGGAACTTCCTCGAACTCGAACGGCGCGGCCTCGTCCGCAACCTGCGGTCGTTCGACGACGTGCTCGACGCGGCAACTGAACTGCTGGCCGACGAGGACGCGCCAGCGCGCTGGGCCGAGCGCCGCGAGCGGTTCATGGCCGAGACGGTGAACCTCACCGACGTGATCGTCGACGTGGCGACCGACCCCGAATCGATCGACGCCGTCCCCGGACTGTCGCGCCGGCTGTCGACCGACCGGACGGAACTCGCCGACGCCGAGGCGGGCGCGACGCGGCCGTGA